The Pyrenophora tritici-repentis strain M4 chromosome 3, whole genome shotgun sequence genome has a window encoding:
- a CDS encoding LdhA, Lactate dehydrogenase and related dehydrogenase, with product MHHEIVALEAQHQPLPIAGFDFPPTVTYSLTTYDSTRTREELLARIRNATIIIVTIVKIDAEALDPSVTPNLRYIAVSATGTDLIDLDACRARGIRVTNCPGANLDAVSEHALSLYFAARRRTVLLDRITRTQPSEWKSKGSVNHYMRLPDGTPPITCKDEVMGVIGYGGLGKRIAALGQAMGMRVLIASRKTPAAPLQSDGLPAPNMADDRIPFDDVLRQSTVVVLSLPRNSETLNLISTAELAKMHPYAVLINISRGGIVHEAAVVQALKEKRIAGYATDVYQVEPVGGPEDTPLLEEDTRDLNITMSPHLAWFSQRAVKNLGHMLKETVEAWAIGNPVNVIV from the exons ATGCATCACGAGATTGTCGCGCTTGAAGCTCAACATCAGCCCCTTCCAATTGCCGGTTTCGACTTCCCGCCCACCGTCACCTACAGCCTCACCACGTATGACTCTACCCGCACTCGTGAAGAGCTTCTCGCCCGCATCCGCAATGCTACCATTATAATCGTCACCATTGTAAAGATTGATGCCGAAGCACTTGACCCGTCTGTCACACCCAACCTGCGCTACATTGCCGTATCTGCAACGGGAACAGACCTCATCGATCTTGATGCCTGCCGGGCACGAGGCATACGAGTGACGAATTGTCCAGGCGCTAATCTCGACGCCGTTTCGGAACATGCTCTTAGTCTGTACTTTGCTGCCAGGCGGCGCACCGTGTTGCTGGACCGCATAACGCGTACACAGCCGAGTGAGTGGAAGAGCAAAGGCAGCGTCAATCACTATATGCGTCTACCGGATGGTACGCCCCCCATCACTTGCAAAGACGAAGTCATGGGTGTTATCGGATATGGGGGTCTGG GCAAGAGGATAGCGGCTCTAGGTCAAGCTATGGGCATGCGTGTCCTGATCGCGAGTCGCAAGACGCCCGCTGCCCCTTTGCAGAGCGACGGCCTCCCAGCACCGAACATGGCTGATGATCGCATTCCTTTCGATGACGTTCTCCGTCAGTCGACCGTTGTGGTGCTATCATTACCCCGGAACTCCGAAACGCTAAATCTCATTTCTACTGCTGAGCTCGCTAAGATGCACCCTTATGCTGTCTTGATCAACATATCAAGAGGCGGCATAGTGCACGAGGCCGCCGTAGTGCAGGCGCTCAAAGAAAAGCGGATAGCCGGCTATGCCACCGACGTATATCAGGTCGAGCCTGTTGGCGGACCAGAGGATACGCCACTACTGGAAGAAGATACCAGGGACTTGAACATTACCATGAGCCCGCATCTAGCTTGGTTCTCCCAGAGGGCGGTCAAGAATCTCGGACATATGTTGAAAGAAACGGTGGAAGCATGGGCGATAGGTAATCCAGTCAACGTTATCGTATGA
- a CDS encoding PotE, Amino acid transporter, with product MSDYRYATQSDAYAADHGHVLRNGGVDTETKLANTYSGEDATRHDPDNLLAAMGYKSELVRSRSTLQVAFMSFVLASVPYGLATTLYYPIVGGGPTCIIWGWLAVSLIILCVAASLGEITSVYPTSGGVYYQTFMITPPAYRKIASWICGWCFVVGNITITLSVNFATALFLVACVNVYESAPGVGIIEGSAYQVFLIFLGITLLCNAISAFGNKYLPWLDTFAIFWTFAGVLAIIICILAIAKNGRRSAEYVFTEFDPSNSGWVPGWSFMVGLLHAAYATSSTGMIISMCEEVREPATQVPKAMVATVALNTVGGLLFLIPLVFVLPDQAMLAALASGQPVPVILRDAVGSSGGAMGLLVPLLVLGLLCGIGCTTAASRATWAFSRDGAIPGYKLWKKVNPKLDVPLNAMMLSMAVQLILGLIYFGAAAAFNAFSGVGVICLTLSYAAPIFVSLFTGRKQVKEGEFHLGPLGTFCNVVALAWSALATPLFCMPTFKAVTSATMNYAAVVLAAVVLISTIWYFVWGKKNYEGPPTHEDAVLEARRASVASR from the exons ATGTCAGACTACCGGTACGCGACCCAGTCGGATGCCTATGCCGCCGACCACGGCCATGTCCTGCGTAACGGCGGCGTCGATACAGAGACCAAACTGGCAAACACCTACTCTGGAGAGGATGCCACCCGCCATGACCCCGACAACCTCCTCGCCGCCATGGGCTACAAGTCCGAATTGGTGCGCTCAAGATCTACCCTCCAGGTCGCCTTCATGTCCTTCGTCCTCGCTTCCGTCCCATATGGTCTGGCAACAACCCTCTACTACCCGATTGTAGGAGGGGGTCCTACCTGCATCATTTGGGGTTGGCTAGCTGTGTCGCTCATCATCCTCTGCGTTGCCGCGTCCCTTGGCGAAATTACGAGCGTCTACCCAACCAGCGGTGGTGTCTACTACCAGACCTTTATGATTACACCGCCCGCTTATCGGAAGATCGCCTCGTGGATCTGTGGTTGGTGTTTTGTAGTTGGCAACATTACCATTACTCTGTCCGTCAACTTTGCTACCGCCCTCTTCCTTGTCGCCTGCGTCAATGTCTACGAAAGCGCTCCCGGTGTGGGCATCATTGAGGGGTCAGCTTACCAGGTCTTCCTTATCTTCCTTGGCATCACACTCCTATGCAACGCAATCTCTGCCTTTGGAAACAAGTACCTCCCGTGGCTTGAT ACATTTGCTATTTTCTGGACCTTTGCTGGTGTGCTTGCCATAATCATATGCATCCTTGCCATTGCGAAAAACGGCCGCCGAAGCGCCGAATACGTCTTCACTGAATTTGACCCCTCAAACTCTGGCTGGGTTCCCGGATGGTCCTTCATGGTTGGTCTCTTACACGCAGCCTACGCGACTTCTTCGACCGGAATGATCATTTC TATGTGCGAAGAAGTACGTGAGCCAGCCACTCAAGTGCCCAAGGCCATGGTAGCTACCGTTGCCTTGAACACTGTCGGCGGTCTACTTTTCCTGATTCCTCTGGTCTTCGTCTTGCCCGACCAAGCCATGCTCGCAGCTCTTGCCTCAGGACAACCCGTACCCGTCATCCTCCGCGATGCCGTAGGATCGTCCGGTGGAGCCATGGGTCTACTCGTCCCTCTACTAGTTCTCGGTCTGCTCTGCGGTATTGGTTGCACAACTGCCGCATCCCGCGCTACCTGGGCCTTTTCCCGTGATGGCGCCATCCCCGGTTACAAGCTATGGAAGAAGGTCAACCCCAAGCTCGATGTCCCGCTCAACGCTATGATGCTTAGCATGGCTGTCCAGCTTATCCTTGGTCTCATATACTTtggtgctgctgctgctttCAACGCCTTCTCTGGTGTTGGTGTTATTTGCTTGACGCTCAGTTACGCTGCTCCCATCTTTGTCTCGCTTTTCACGGGTCGCAAGCAGGTCAAGGAAGGCGAGTTCCATCTCGGACCCCTCGGCACTTTCTGCAACGTCGTTGCTCTTG CCTGGTCTGCCCTTGCAACCCCCCTCTTCTGCATGCCCACATTCAAGGCCGTCACTTCCGCAACCATGAACTACGCTGCTGTTGTACTTGCCGCCGTCGTCCTCATCTCGACCATCTGGTACTTTGTCTGGGGAAAGAAGAACTACGAGGGCCCGCCCACGCACGAGGATGCTGTCCTCGAAGCCAGGAGGGCTAGCGTTGCGAGTCGTTAA
- a CDS encoding Atrophin-1 multi-domain protein, giving the protein MAHAGESSISSPLTSSTTRTHTTTATPPINPDLSRTRLKQIARWIRDELDLLVAREGPDILRPDDVVTLHETFIALRQAQNITVSDLRATGIHIAVRELAGVATRWPGRLCDDCDKIIDIWTARFGSFSDIHPFLYGRGGRLEGISSIHEHSREALLKRWARTCPDKIHPKRSHRLGDLGFTAGSWWINSLFAHHAGIIGLEACEGGTTYDKHGAYALLLKDTGEIEASSEDRFTYRVPQNDKGKFRLTSATPKSRDPVRVLRSHSINSVWGPKAGVRYDGLYSVKGWSIKQAKSTDLAGGHWKEGDILFDVRFERTDSVPMEVVTKRPTATEVDDYQEYKRLRRATRDIRQKQISAPPIRTDYEATVKAAPPIVPSPPLLPISKPTQADPVPSTPRRGIFKHLHFDDEAHTHHPNRDQVVSPKTVPTNDPPSSIPRNATLTVPTHPNRTTTATIVTNQAKPDNNTTTSSPQRPTHTPQPRPLKHQQRPHRVQQNP; this is encoded by the exons ATGGCTCACGCAGGCGAGTCGAGCATCTCAAGTCCACTCACCTCGTCCACTACTCGCACCCACACAACAACAGCAACTCCCCCTATTAATCCTGATCTCTCTCGTACCCGACTCAAGCAAATTGCCAGATGGATCCGCGATGAGCTCGACTTGCTCGTAGCCCGCGAAGGACCCGACATACTACGTCCCGATGACGTCGTGACCCTACACGAGACGTTCATTGCCCTTCGCCAAGCACAGAACATTACCGTTTCCGACTTGCGAGCCACTGGCATTCACATCGCTGTCCGAGAACTTGCTGGTGTGGCGACGCGGTGGCCTGGTCGGTTGTGTGATGACTGCGACAAGATTATTGATATCTGGACTGCCAGGTTTGGGAGCTTCAGTGATATTCATCCTTTTTTGTATGGGAGGGGTGGGCGGCTTGAGGGTATTTCTAGTATCCACGAACACTCTCGTGAG GCACTGCTCAAGCGATGGGCAAGGACTTGTCCTGATAAGATTCATCCCAAACGTTCTCACAGACTAGGCGACTTGGGATTCACGGCTGGCTC GTGGTGGATAAACTCTCTATTCGCGCACCACGCTGGTATCATTGGGCTTGAAGCATGTGAAGGCGGTACAACGTACGACAAGCACGGTGCATACGCCCTGTTACTCAAAGATACGGGCGAGATCGAAGCCAGCTCAGAAGACCGCTTCACGTATCGAGTTCCACAGAACGACAAAGGCAAGTTCAGACTTACATCCGCAACGCCGAAGAGCAGAGATCCTGTCCGAGTCCTTCGTAGCCACAGCATCAACAGCGTCTGGGGTCCAAAGGCTGGTGTAAGATATGATGGACT GTACAGCGTCAAAGGCTGGTCCATCAAACAAGCAAAAAGCACCGACTTGGCCGGCGGACACTGGAAAGAAGGCGACATTCTCTTCGACGTGAGATTTGAACGTACCGACTCAGTGCCTATGGAAGTAGTCACCAAGCGACCCACAGCAACCGAAGTAGACGACTATCAAGAGTACAAGCGCCTCCGCAGGGCAACCCGCGACATCAGACAGAAACAAATCAGCGCACCACCCATTAGAACCGACTACGAAGCCACGGTCAAAGCTGCCCCTCCCATTGTCCCGTCGCCACCATTACTCCCAATCTCCAAGCCCACCCAAGCCGACCCTGTACCCAGCACGCCCCGCAGAGGTATCTTCAAACACCTCCACTTCGACGACGAAGCCCACACCCACCACCCAAACCGCGACCAAGTCGTCTCCCCTAAAACCGTTCCCACAAACGACCCCCCATCCTCCATCCCTAGAAATGCCACTCTCACCGTCCCCACACACCCCAACCGCACCACCACTGCCACTATCGTCACCAACCAAGCCAAACCCgacaacaacaccaccacctccTCCCCCCAGCGACCCACACACACACCCCAGCCCCGCCCCCTCAAACACCAGCAGCGCCCACACCGCGTCCAACAAAATCCCTGA
- a CDS encoding Sun, tRNA and rRNA cytosine-C5-methylase, translating to MSLYYEAAAILANADNLNPILALLLTHDLLLAKSGVAAAAGHVLKLAITRHKARLSAELTKARIRYGYATIDAFRAAVNDGELEKEEGDVPKSRHPRWVRVNTIKTTLEEQLSKTFTGFIKTENLADVLSAPKRSKIYYQDPNIPNLLALPSRIDLSRTFAYTKGQIIFQDKASCFPAYLLDPKPDDGDVIDATAAPGNKTTHLAAIVSDRKQPGEEQKVIAFERDKGRTFTLQKMVKLASADGIVQVKGSSDFIAAKPGSDEFSNVGAILLDPSCSGTGIVGRDDAIKMHLPAGPAEPAVVPKADKGKKRKRGEEVAKDNAPSTLDLDMDDSTPEETPMHGKLAERLAALSSFQLHILTHAMRFESAHKITYSTCSIHFEENEGVVFKALASSIAKERGWKILKRESQVTGLQQWHRRGAWEDEKLDNEPDESFKRDVLEACIRCDKGTEEGTMGFFVAAFVREGNSDPTQIMEAVVNEDDEWNGFSDDEVVEEVDHVEVLAVTSSGKWKNKKRKH from the exons ATGTCACTCTACTACGAAGCTGCAGCCATTCTTGCCAATGCCGACAAT CTCAACCCAATTCTCGCCCTTCTCCTCACGCACGACCTACTCCTAGCAAAGAGCGGCGTCGCTGCCGCCGCCGGCCATGTCCTTAAGCTCGCCATCACTCGACACAAAGCCCGACTCAGCGCCGAACTTACAAAGGCTCGTATACGCTATGGATATGCCACTATAGATGCTTTCAGAGCTGCTGTCAACGACGGCGAGCTCGAGAAGGAAGAAGGCGACGTGCCCAAAAGCCGGCATCCACGTTGGGTGCGCGTCAACACCATCAAGACAACATTGGAAGAGCAGCTTTCCAAGACCTTTACAGGATTCATAAAGACGGAAAATCTGGCGGACGTACTGTCTGCGCCCAAGAGGTCCAAGATTTACTATCAAGACCCGAACATTCCCAATCTACTCGCACTTCCGTCTAGAATCGATCTGAGCAGAACGTTTGCGTACACAAAAGGTCAAATAATATTCCAGGATAAGGCATCATGTTTTCCGGCCTACTTGCTAGACCCAAAGCCGGACGATGGCGATGTGATTGATGCCACGGCAGCACCAGGGAACAAGACAACACATTTGGCTGCAATTGTCTCGGATCGGAAGCAACCAGGCGAGGAGCAAAAGGTCATAGCTTTTGAGCGCGACAAGGGCAGAACTTTTACCTTGCAAAAGATGGTTAAACTCGCGTCGGCAGACGGTATTGTGCAAGTCAAGGGTAGCAGTGACTTCATCGCTGCGAAACCTGGGTCAGACGAGTTTTCCAATGTCGGTGCCATATTGCTTGATCCCAGTTGTTCTGGTACTGGTATCGTTGGGCGCGATGATGCAATCAAGATGCATTTGCCTGCAGGGCCAGCGGAACCGGCAGTTGTACCAAAGGCGGACAAGGGCAAGAAGCGCAAAAGAGGTGAAGAAGTGGCCAAGGATAATGCGCCATCGACTCTCGACCTCGATATGGACGACTCTACACCTGAAGAGACTCCAATGCATGGGAAACTAGCCGAGCGTCTCGCGGCGTTATCAAGCTTCCAGTTGCATATACTTACCCATGCCATGCGATTCGAGAGTGCGCATAAGATCACGTATTCCACATGCTCGATACACTTCGAGGAGAACGAAGGTGTCGTTTTCAAAGCTCTTGCATCTTCTATCGCAAAGGAGCGAGGGTGGAAAATACTCAAAAGAGAGAGTCAGGTAACCGGCTTGCAACAGTGGCATAGACGCGGGGCTTGGGAGGACGAAAAGCTCGACAATGAGCCAGATGAATCGTTCAAGAGGGACGTATTGGAAGCGTGCATTCGCTGTGACAAAGGTACAGAGGAGGGTACAATGGGCTTCTTCGTTGCTGCCTTTGTTCGAGAAGGCAATTCAGACCCGACACAAATCATGGAAGCTGTAGTgaacgaagacgacgaatGGAATGGCTTCAGTGATGATGAGGTAGTTGAAGAGGTAGATCACGTGGAGGTACTGGCAGTAACAAGCTCAGGAAAATGGAAGAACAAGAAGCGGAAACACTAA
- a CDS encoding PyrF, Orotidine-5'-phosphate decarboxylase, protein MSSHSSLTSSYRARAALPTTGPLASYLLRLVSIKQTNLCLSADVETSAELIQLAEDVGDSICLLKTHCDIVTDWSDRTAQALREVAKRKCFLIFEDRKFADIGETVQKQYTSGHHRIALWAEITNAHVLPGPAIVTALEKAAETTITRHNTSVNTEIFATRQTNGADDDDDDDFTYNDSAIESPIEMEGEERRLSIKAQDRKHSVVSVTTSISMRTESISPHPEPNGGTEEVFSLDSATELVHLGPPPFLRSLLLLAEMSSAGHLMTPEYQKETVKIARDHRDFVMGFIAQRSLNTEPEDNFITMTPGCQLPPPGQEGKKLGDALGQQYNTPHKLIFEQGCDIIIVGRGIVRAEDRVAEAERYRKAAWSAYEERIKKA, encoded by the exons ATGTCTTCTCATTCGAGCCTCACCAGCTCGTACCGCGCGCGCGCAGCCCTGCCAACAACAGGGCCATTGGCTTCTTACCTACTGAGGCTGGTTTCTATCAAGCAGACAAACCTCTGTCTTTCAGCCGATGTAGAAACCTCAGCCGAGCTCATCCAGCTGGCAGAAGATGTGGGCGACTCCATTTGCCTGCTCAAGACACACTGCGACATTGTCACCGACTGGTCCGACAGAACGGCCCAGGCCCTACGCGAAGTCGCCAAGCGCAAGTGCTTCCTGATTTTCGAGGACCGAAAGTTTGCAGATATTGGTG AAACCGTGCAGAAGCAATATACCTCTGGCCACCACCGCATCGCGCTTTGGGCTGAGATTACAAACGCACACGTACTCCCCGGTCCCGCCATTGTCACCGCACTTGAGAAAGCTGCCGAAACCACAATTACCAGACACAACACGTCGGTGAATACCGAGATCTTTGCGACACGCCAAACCAACGGAGCagatgatgacgatgacgacgattTCACGTACAACGATTCCGCCATCGAGTCTCCAATCGAGATGGAGGGCGAAGAGAGGCGGTTGAGCATAAAGGCTCAGGACCGTAAGCACAGCGTTGTGAGCGTCACCACTTCGATATCGATGCGAACGGAGAGCATATCGCCTCATCCCGAACCGAACGGGGGCACCGAAGAAGTCTTCAGCCTTGACTCTGCCACTGAGCTCGTCCATCTCGGCCCACCACCCTTTCTCCGATCACTTCTGCTACTTGCCGAAATGAGCTCAGCCGGTCACCTCATGACACCCGAGTACCAGAAAGAGACTGTCAAGATTGCGCGCGACCATCGGGACTTCGTCATGGGCTTCATTGCGCAACGCAGCTTGAACACTGAGCCCGAAGACAATTTCATCACCATGACACCCGGTTGCCAGCTACCACCTCCAGGCCAGGAGGGGAAGAAGCTAGGCGATGCGCTCGGTCAGCAATACAACACCCCCCATAAGCTCATCTTCGAGCAAGGGTGCGATATTATCATTGTCGGACGAGGCATTGTTCGCGCAGAAGACCGAGTAGCAGAGGCAGAGAGGTACAGGAAGGCCGCTTGGTCCGCATACGAGGAGAGGATAAAAAAGGCGTGA
- a CDS encoding Spb1-C multi-domain protein, whose translation MWPPVKKKASENYPSFAALLGQAGTATTATEPKTPKKRKAAVETPKAGDVMDDAVSERDKADSSAKSPVAKKVKKVPVARGKGRAKKVVKKEASESEVDMNSCIFYNFPADTNSKKGRLG comes from the exons ATGT GGCCCCCGgtcaagaagaaggccaGTGAGAACTATCCCTCCTTCGCGGCCCTCCTAGGTCAAGCTGGCACTGCTACCACCGCTACCGAGCCCAAGACGCCCAAGAAGCGCAAGGCTGCCGTGGAGACCCCTAAGGCCGGTGATGTCATGGACGACGCAGTCAGTGAGAGGGACAAAGCCGACTCCAGCGCAAAGTCCCCAGTCGCCAAGAAGGTCAAAAAGGTACCTGTTGCCCGTGGTAAAGGTCGTGCCAAGAAGGTAGTCAAGAAGGAGGCGTCAGAGTCCGAGGTAGATATGAACAGCTGCATCTTTTACAACTTTCCTGCTGACACCAATTCCAAAAAAGGCCGACTTGGATAA
- a CDS encoding Tymo-45kd-70kd multi-domain protein, whose protein sequence is MFDGTAQTPEFKRLNQEWSRSVGDAALTVDEGERERKFLGWREWTGSWVMHPRGGAEHFLPLIVCAGAAGSTKGKSYADEMMGNDMWSYYWDEQQML, encoded by the exons ATGTTTGATGGCACGGCGCAGACACCGGAGTTTAAGAGATTGAATCAGGAGTGGAGCCGAAGCGTTGGTGATGCTGCGTTGACGGTGGATGAGGGGGAGAGGGAGAGGAAGTTTTTGGGGTGGAGAGAGTGGACGGGAAGCTGGGTTATGCATCCGAG GGGTGGTGCAGAACATTTCCTGCCATTAATCGTGTGTGCGGGGGCGGCAGGATCGACGAAAGGGAAGAGTTATGCGGATGAGATGATGGGCAATGATATGTGGAGTTATTACTGGGATGAACAGCAGATGCTATAG
- a CDS encoding SufI, putative multicopper oxidase yields MLSSSLSSYFLPLSFLAGAARCATVTHDFDIGWTYANPDGQQIRPVIGINGKWPLPPIIANKGDRIIVNVKNSLGNESTSLHFHGLYMNGTTHMDGPIGVTQCGISPGSSFTYNFTIDQPGTYWYHSHERGQYPDGIRGPLIVHDNDSPFKDFYDEEIILTLSDWYHERMQPLLASFISIANPSGAEPVPQAALLNDTQNLTVKIEPGKTYLFRMVNMAAFAAQYVWFEEHTMRIVEVDGVYTEPTEANMLYLTAAQRYSVLVTAKNDTNSNFAFVGSMDEEMFDAVPDGLNPNVTGWLVYDEKKDMPAPKDIDSFEPFDDFNLVPYDKQTVLDRVDKSVTLDMNMGNLNDGANYAFFNDITYVSPKVPTLYSVLSTGANATDAVIYGSNTNSFVLAQNQVVEIVLNNNDPGKHPFHLHGHVFQVVTRSAADSGPYDATNTTTPSPTPMRRDTILVHPNGHVVLRFRSDNPGVWLFHCHIEWHVASGLTATMIEAPLAVQAQLKDNIPADHWKVCEEKGVPTKGNAAGNTIDLRDLRGENGPPGRVPSGFTARGVVALVFSCLSAFLGLGVIGWYGLRPVGGK; encoded by the exons ATGCTTTCCTCGTCTTTATCAAGTTACTTTTTGCCATTGTCTTTTCTGGCTGGTGCGGCTCGTTGCGCTACTGTAACACACGACTTTGACATAGGATGGACGTACGCGAATCCTGATGGCCAGCAAATACGACCTGTGATTGGCATCAATGGAAAATGGCCTTTACCACCTATCATAGCGAACAAGGGCGATCGAATCATCGTCAATGTTAAGAATTCGCTGGGAAACGAGTCTACCAGTCTTCACTTTCATGGTTTGTACATGAATGGTACTACGCACATGGATGGTCCAATTGGGGTTACACAGTGTGGAATATCTCCTGGAAGCTCTTTTACGTACAACTTTACT ATTGACCAACCAGGTACATACTGGTACCACAGCCATGAGCGTGGTCAGTATCCAGATGGTATCCGTGGACCTCTCATCGTGCATGACAACGACAGCCCCTTCAAGGACTTCTATGACGAGGAAATCATCTTGACTCTTTCCGACTGGTACCATGAGCGGATGCAACCCCTCTTGGCGAGCTTCATCAGCATTGCCAATCCATCTGGCGCAGAACCGGTCCCCCAAGCAGCACTTCTCAACGACACTCAGAACTTGACTGTTAAGATCGAGCCTGGAAAGACCTATCTCTTTCGTATGGTCAACATGGCTGCGTTTGCTGCACAGTATGTTTGGTTCGAGGAGCATACTATGCGGATTGTAGAAGTCGATGGCGTCTATACAGAGCCCACGGAAGCTAACATGCTGTATCTCACTGCTGCGCAGCGATACAGTGTGCTCGTCACCGCGAAGAACGACACAAATTCCAACTTTGCCTTTGTCGGCAGCATGGACGAGGAAATGTTCGACGCGGTACCCGATGGCTTGAACCCGAATGTCACGGGTTGGCTCGTCTACGATGAAAAGAAGGATATGCCCGCACCAAAAGACATTGATTCCTTTGAACCTTTTGATGATTTCAACCTGGTCCCATATGATAAGCAAACAGTCTTGGATCGCGTCGACAAGAGTGTTACGCTGGATATGAACATGGGTAATCTGAATGATGGAGCAAATTA CGCCTTCTTCAATGACATTACCTACGTCAGCCCCAAAGTACCGACCCTCTACTCAGTCCTCTCCACAGGTGCCAACGCCACAGACGCCGTAATCTACGGCAGTAACACAAACTCTTTTGTCCTCGCCCAAAACCAAGTCGTAGAAATCGTGCTCAATAATAACGACCCCGGAAA ACACCCCTTCCACCTCCACGGCCACGTCTTCCAAGTCGTAACCCGCAGCGCCGCCGACAGCGGCCCCTACGACGCAACCAACACCACAACCCCCTCGCCCACGCCCATGCGCCGCGATACCATCCTCGTCCACCCAAACGGCCACGTTGTCCTCCGCTTCCGCTCCGACAACCCAGGCGTCTGGCTCTTCCACTGCCACATCGAATGGCACGTCGCGTCGGGTCTAACAGCCACCATGATCGAGGCGCCGCTGGCCGTGCAAGCTCAACTCAAAGACAACATCCCCGCTGACCACTGGAAAGTCTGCGAGGAAAAAGGTGTACCGACCAAGGGCAATGCGGCGGGGAATACGATTGATTTACGCGATTTGAGGGGTGAGAACGGGCCGCCGGGACGCGTGCCGAGTGGGTTTACGGCGAGAGGGGTTGTGGCGTTGGTATTTAGTTGTCTTTCGGCGTTCTTGGGGTTGGGTGTTATTGGGTGGTATGGGTTGAGGCCTGTTGGGGGGAAGTGA
- a CDS encoding FTR1, High-affinity Fe2+-Pb2+ permease, translating to MPNVFNVPVFFICFRECLETSIIVSVLLAFLKQTLGPEHDAAVHKRLVRQIWYGVGAGVFICLIICAGVIGTFYTAGRNAFEAAENIWEGVFALLASVIITVMGAALLRVSKLQDKWRVKIAKVLEQKDSKLPIKGKLKKWSEKYAMFILPFITVLREGIEAVLFIAGVGLGAPATSFPFAVICGLGAGVFIGFLIYKGGNKTSLQIFLVVSTCFLYLVAAGLFSKGVWDLEQNAWVKLAGEGAAEAGTGPGSYDIRKSVWHVNCCSPLENGSGGWGIFNSLLGWQNSATYGSVISYNLYWLVVILGFLFLGWKESKQNIAQDAGSTSDTSSDQGEIAGKKGSSEGITIATVAREVE from the exons ATGCCAAACGTTTTTAACGTCCCAG TCTTCTTCATTTGCTTCCGAGAGTGTTTGGAAACGAGCATCATCGTCTCTGTGCTTCTCGCTTTCCTCAAGCAGACCCTAGGCCCTGAGCACGATGCTGCTGTCCACAAACGCCTCGTGCGTCAGATTTGGTACGGTGTTGGCGCAGGTGTCTTCATCTGTCTAATCATCTGCGCTGGTGTTATCGGCACGTTTTATACAGCCGGAAGGAACGCTTTTGAAGCGGCAGAAAACATATGGGAAGGAGTCTTTGCACTCCTCGCAAGCGTCATCATTACAGTCATGGGCGCTGCCCTACTCCGTGTCAGCAAACTTCAAGACAAATGGCGTGTCAAGATTGCCAAAGTACTGGAGCAAAAGGATTCCAAGCTGCCTATCAAGGGCAAATTGAAGAAGTGGAGCGAGAAGTATGCGATGTTCATCTTGCCATTCATTACCGTGCTACGTGAGGGCATTGAAGCAGTGCT GTTCATTGCAGGTGTCGGACTCGGCGCGCCAGCGACAAGTTTTCCATTCGCCGTCATCTGTGGTCTTGGTGCAGGTGTTTTTATTGGATTTCTTATCTACAAGGGCGGTAACAAGACGTCGCTACAAATCTTCCTTGTTGTGTCCACGTGCTTTCTGTATCTCGTGGCTGCAGGCCTGTTCTCAAAGGGTGTCTGGGATCTTGAGCAGAATGCGTGGGTCAAGCTTGCTGGAGAAGGCGCCGCAGAAGCTGGTACAGGACCTGGTAGCTACGACATTAGGAAAAGTGTTTGGCATGTCAAC TGTTGTTCTCCACTAGAGAATGGCTCAGGCGG CTGGGGAATCTTCAACTCTTTGCTCGGGTGGCAAAACAGCGCAACCTATGGCTCCGTCATCTCATACAACTTGTACTGGCTCGTAGTGATTCTAGGCTTCCTCTTTCTCGGCTGGAAGGAGAGCAAACAAAACATTGCCCAAGATGCCGGGAGCACAAGCGATACCTCCAGCGACCAAGGCGAGATTGCAGGAAAGAAGGGCAGCAGTGAGGGCATCACTATCGCGACCGTAGCCCGGGAAGTTGAGTAA